One stretch of Clupea harengus chromosome 2, Ch_v2.0.2, whole genome shotgun sequence DNA includes these proteins:
- the LOC116222766 gene encoding interleukin-1 receptor accessory protein-like 1-A: protein MVPAGSEDSVLFWVQYQLDQTTLLWVQYQLVQRTLFWVQYQLVQTTLFWVQYQLAQRTVLGSYQLVQRTLFWVQYQLVQRTVLGSVPAGSEDSVLGSVPAVSDNSLQFLVELCTDWSVDYLRYQVLAGEPVFVRCALFYGYIRANHTRAQSTGLRLMWYRSAGQGLADYEEPIVFDGTRVTKEEDNIWFRPAEVEDSGLYSCVLRNSSYCVKVAYVSGGVAERLLGACFNSQLRFSERAELGKSKTIACPNIQHYSPPGVVPLITWYKECELQEWRASVRLQETSLVFEAVQEDDSGNYTCQLQLLHFLVRRTTLLSITAVRTAPSCTPVRHLDAMNTSPIWRRR from the exons ATGG TACCAGCTGGCTCAGAggactctgttctgttctgggttCAGTACCAGCTGGATCAGACGACTCTGTTGTGGGTTCAGTACCAGCTGGTTCAGAGGACTCTGTTCTGGGTTCAGTACCAGCTGGTTCAGACGACTCTGTTCTGGGTTCAGTACCAGCTGGCTCAGAGGACTGTTCTGGGTTCA TACCAGCTGGTTCAGAGGACTCTGTTCTGGGTTCAGTACCAGCTGGTTCAGAGGACTGTTCTGGGTTCAGTACCAGCTGGTTCAGAGGACTCTGTTCTGGGTTCAGTACCAGCTGTCTCAGACAACTCTCTTCAGTTCCTGG tgGAGTTGTGTACGGACTGGTCGGTGGACTACCTGCGCTACCAGGTGCTGGCGGGCGAGCCGGTGTTCGTGCGCTGCGCCCTCTTCTACGGGTACATCCGTGCCAACCACACCCGCGCCCAGAGCACCGGCCTCCGCCTCATGTGGTACCGCAGCGCGGGCCAGGGATTGGCTGACTACGAGGAGCCAATCGTCTTCGACGGAACACGCGTGACCAAAGAGGAGGACAACATCTGGTTCAGACCAGCTGAAGTGGAGGACAGCGGACTATACTCCTGTGTGCtgcg gaactCGTCGTACTGTGTGAAGGTTGCCTATGTCTCTGGAGGTGTTGCAGAACGACTCCTCGGCGCCTGCTTCAACTCCCAGCTGCGCTTCTCAGAGAGGGCCGAACTGGGCAAGAGCAAGACCATCGCCTGCCCCAACATCCAGCACTACTCTCCCCCTGGGGTGGTGCCACTAATCACCTGGTacaag gagtgtgagCTGCAGGAGTGGCGTGCCAGTGTGCGGCTGCAGGAGACCTCTCTGGTGTTTGAGGCGGTGCAGGAGGACGACTCAGGAAACTACACCTGTCAGCTGCAGCTCCTCCACTTCCTGGTGCGACGCACCACACTGCTGAGTATCacag CTGTTCGTACAGCCCCAAGCTGCACACCAGTGAGGCATCTTGACGCAATGAACACCTCTCCAATATGGCGGCGACGTTGA